A single region of the Mycobacterium avium subsp. avium genome encodes:
- the infB gene encoding translation initiation factor IF-2, with translation MAGKARVHELAKELGVTSKEVLARLNEQGEFVKSASSTVEAPVARRLRESFGGGKAAEGAAKAPAKAAAKGDAKTAAKGDVKAPDKALDAALDNAIKAGGNGEAAAPPAQPGGTATTPAAQATPEAPARPGPAAARPSAPAPGQPKPPAPGQPPRPGATPGPRPGPVPKPAARTPRVGNNPFSSAQPVDRPIPRPVPRPGAPRPGAPRPGASPGNMPPRPGGVGGPGRPARPGAPRPGGGRPGGPGGRDGGGGNYRGGGVGAPPGGGGGFRGRPGGGGGGRPGQRGGAAGAFGRPGGAPRRGRKSKRQKRQEYDSMQAPVVGGVRLPHGNGETIRLARGASLSDFAEKIDANPASLVQALFNLGEMVTATQSVGDETLELLGSEMNYNVQVVSPEDEDRELLESFDLTYGEDEGTEEDLQTRPPVVTVMGHVDHGKTRLLDTIRKANVREAEAGGITQHIGAYQVTVEHDGVERPITFIDTPGHEAFTAMRARGAKATDIAILVVAADDGVMPQTVEAINHAQAADVPIVVAVNKIDVEGADPQKIRGQLTEYGLVPEEFGGDTMFVDISAKQGTNIDQLLEAVLLTADAALDLRANPDMEAQGVAIEAHLDRGRGPVATVLIQRGTLRVGDSIVAGDAYGRVRRMVDEHGDDVEEALPSRPVQAIGFTSVPGAGDNLLVVDEDRIARQIADKRSARKRNALAARSRKRISLEDLDSALKETSQLNLILKGDNAGTVEALEEALMGIQIDDEVALRVIDRGVGGITETNVNLASASDAVIIGFNVRAEGKATELANREGVEIRYYSVIYQAIDEIEKALRGMLKPIYEENQLGRAEIRAIFRSSKVGIIAGCMITSGVVRRNAKARLLRDNVVVSENLTINSLRREKDDVTEVREGFECGMTLGYSDIKEGDVIESYELVQKERT, from the coding sequence GTGGCAGGTAAGGCCCGCGTACACGAGTTGGCAAAGGAACTCGGTGTCACCAGCAAGGAAGTCCTCGCCCGACTGAATGAACAGGGCGAATTCGTCAAATCCGCGTCGTCGACGGTAGAAGCGCCGGTGGCGCGCCGGCTGCGCGAGTCCTTCGGCGGCGGCAAGGCCGCCGAGGGCGCCGCGAAGGCACCCGCCAAGGCCGCGGCCAAGGGCGACGCGAAGACCGCGGCCAAGGGCGACGTCAAGGCGCCCGACAAGGCGCTGGACGCCGCCCTGGACAACGCGATCAAGGCCGGCGGCAACGGCGAGGCGGCCGCGCCGCCCGCCCAGCCCGGCGGCACCGCGACCACCCCGGCCGCGCAGGCCACGCCCGAGGCCCCGGCCCGACCGGGGCCCGCGGCCGCGCGGCCGTCGGCGCCGGCTCCCGGGCAGCCCAAGCCGCCCGCCCCGGGGCAACCGCCCCGCCCGGGCGCCACGCCGGGCCCGCGTCCCGGCCCGGTACCCAAGCCCGCCGCCCGCACGCCGCGGGTCGGCAACAACCCGTTCTCGTCGGCCCAGCCGGTCGATCGGCCCATCCCGCGCCCGGTGCCGCGTCCCGGAGCGCCCCGCCCGGGTGCGCCGCGGCCCGGCGCGTCGCCGGGCAACATGCCCCCGCGTCCCGGCGGTGTCGGCGGCCCGGGCCGCCCGGCGCGGCCCGGAGCCCCGCGGCCCGGCGGCGGCCGGCCCGGTGGGCCCGGCGGTCGTGACGGCGGCGGCGGCAACTACCGCGGCGGCGGCGTCGGCGCCCCGCCCGGTGGTGGCGGTGGTTTCCGCGGCCGCCCCGGTGGCGGCGGCGGTGGCCGTCCCGGGCAGCGCGGCGGTGCGGCCGGCGCGTTCGGCCGTCCCGGTGGTGCGCCGCGGCGTGGCCGCAAGTCCAAGCGGCAGAAGCGTCAGGAATACGACTCGATGCAGGCCCCGGTCGTCGGCGGCGTGCGGTTGCCGCACGGCAACGGCGAGACCATCCGGCTGGCCCGCGGCGCGTCGCTGTCCGACTTCGCCGAGAAGATCGACGCCAACCCGGCGTCGCTGGTGCAGGCGCTGTTCAACCTCGGCGAGATGGTGACCGCCACCCAGTCGGTTGGCGACGAGACGCTCGAGCTGCTGGGCAGCGAGATGAACTACAACGTTCAGGTCGTCTCGCCCGAGGACGAGGACCGCGAGCTGCTGGAGTCCTTCGACCTGACCTACGGCGAGGACGAGGGCACCGAGGAGGACCTGCAGACCCGGCCGCCGGTGGTGACCGTGATGGGTCACGTCGACCACGGTAAGACGCGGCTGCTGGACACGATCCGTAAGGCCAACGTCCGCGAGGCCGAGGCCGGCGGCATCACCCAGCACATCGGTGCCTACCAGGTGACCGTCGAGCACGACGGGGTGGAGCGCCCGATCACCTTCATCGACACCCCGGGTCACGAGGCGTTCACCGCCATGCGTGCCCGCGGCGCCAAGGCCACCGACATCGCGATCCTGGTGGTCGCCGCCGACGACGGTGTCATGCCGCAGACGGTGGAGGCGATCAACCACGCGCAGGCGGCCGACGTGCCGATTGTGGTGGCCGTCAACAAGATTGACGTCGAGGGTGCCGACCCGCAGAAGATCCGCGGGCAGCTCACCGAATATGGTTTGGTGCCAGAGGAATTCGGCGGCGACACGATGTTCGTCGACATCTCCGCGAAGCAGGGCACCAACATCGACCAGCTGCTGGAGGCGGTGCTGCTGACCGCGGACGCCGCCCTGGACCTGCGCGCCAACCCGGACATGGAGGCCCAGGGTGTGGCGATCGAGGCGCACCTGGACCGTGGCCGCGGGCCGGTGGCAACGGTGTTGATCCAGCGCGGCACGCTGCGGGTCGGCGACTCGATCGTCGCCGGCGACGCCTACGGCCGGGTGCGGCGCATGGTCGACGAGCACGGCGACGACGTCGAGGAGGCGCTGCCGTCGCGGCCGGTGCAGGCCATCGGGTTCACCTCGGTGCCCGGCGCCGGGGACAACCTGCTGGTCGTCGACGAGGACCGGATCGCCCGGCAGATCGCCGACAAGCGCAGCGCCCGCAAGCGGAACGCGCTGGCGGCACGGTCGCGCAAGCGGATCAGCCTCGAGGACCTGGATTCGGCGCTGAAGGAAACCAGCCAGCTCAACCTGATCCTCAAGGGCGACAACGCCGGTACGGTCGAGGCGCTGGAAGAGGCCCTGATGGGCATCCAGATCGACGACGAGGTGGCGCTGCGGGTCATCGACCGCGGTGTCGGTGGCATCACCGAAACCAACGTCAACCTGGCGTCGGCGTCGGACGCGGTGATCATCGGCTTCAACGTGCGCGCCGAGGGCAAGGCCACCGAGCTGGCCAACCGCGAGGGCGTGGAGATCCGCTACTACTCGGTGATCTACCAGGCGATCGACGAGATCGAGAAGGCCCTGCGCGGCATGCTCAAGCCGATCTACGAGGAGAACCAGCTGGGCCGCGCCGAGATCCGGGCGATCTTCCGGTCCTCCAAGGTGGGCATCATTGCCGGCTGCATGATCACCTCCGGGGTGGTGCGCCGCAACGCCAAGGCCCGGCTGCTGCGGGACAACGTGGTGGTCAGCGAGAACCTCACGATCAATTCGCTGCGCCGGGAGAAGGACGACGTGACCGAGGTCCGCGAGGGCTTCGAATGCGGTATGACGCTGGGCTATTCCGACATCAAGGAAGGCGACGTCATCGAGTCCTACGAGCTGGTCCAAAAAGAGCGCACCTGA
- a CDS encoding YlxR family protein: protein MQREPSGPVRTCVGCRKRELAVELLRVVAVPTGNGEFAAIVDTAGNLPGRGAWLHPAPQCAQQAIRRRAFTKALRITGSPDTSAVVEHIESLHAPERPATEQVAKNMSTP, encoded by the coding sequence ATCCAGCGTGAGCCTTCGGGACCCGTGCGAACGTGTGTCGGGTGCCGGAAGCGAGAGTTGGCCGTCGAACTGCTTCGCGTGGTGGCTGTGCCCACCGGGAACGGCGAATTCGCCGCGATCGTTGACACAGCCGGTAACCTGCCGGGGCGGGGTGCGTGGCTGCATCCCGCGCCGCAGTGCGCCCAGCAGGCGATCCGGCGGCGTGCTTTCACCAAAGCGCTGCGGATCACCGGTTCACCGGACACCTCCGCGGTGGTCGAGCACATAGAGTCCCTCCATGCGCCCGAGCGCCCGGCGACAGAACAGGTAGCAAAGAACATGAGCACACCGTGA